Genomic window (Neurospora crassa OR74A linkage group VI, whole genome shotgun sequence):
TAAGGGAAGGTAAAAGAACAAATGACACCTCGCCCGGCACTGCATATAGTCTAGAGGCACCTTGCACCGCCTTACTCACATTCCACCAGCCGACCCAACCCATCCCAAGATAAGTCGCCTTGCAGGACAGGGGAATCTGGTATAAGAAGGCGTGAGGTCAGTATTTTCGGCCTCGAGCTGTGCAACGAAACATGTAGGACTATCGTCCAAGGGAAATGGATGGGTCACTCACTTGCCCTGGAGGATACCTAGTATAGTGGTACGTGTACGGAGGTATCTATTTTGTAGTTGTAGAAAAGCTGCCATGAGACACTCAATGGACCATTGGACTGGCTGTTCTATGCTAAAAGAAGAGATCATGCTACTAGGACAACTGGAAGCAATCTCCCGAAAAGTAGTAACGACGCTAATGGAACGGAAAGTAAAGATGATGCAGGTGGAAGAAGCTGACGATTTCGATATTAGTTCTGCAAGTATGGCTAGAGGTACGTATCGGAGCTTGGGATGGAATATTCGATCTTCCTTGTTTTGATCATGGTGAACAAAGGCAGGAAACAAACATAGCACCAAGAAGCTTGAGCAGAAACATGTTCAAGCAAACGCCAATGGTATATTCCAAATCCTGTTCAACGAAGAAGCAACATCCCTCAATTAcgtcttccactttcacTTTTCCATGACGCCCTCCTTCTCATACCTCCCAGGCACGCTTTCAGGCCATCACTCTAGGCCCTCACTCTCGGCTTGACCCTCACCTTGAACGCAACCGGCCTAATCTGGAACCAGCCATCCTGCCTAAACTCATAGCCCTCATCCGCCACCTCAAAGTCGATCTCATGTATCAGCCTCGCCGTAACAATCTTCAAGAAATTGTTGGCCCACTCCTTGCCGATACATTCCCGCTTGCCATTACCGTACCACTTCTTCACGCCCTTGGGCAAGCGATCAAATTCCTCGCCCATCATCCTCTCCGGCTTGAAAGCCAAGGAGTCCTCAAACACGGCTGGGTCGCGGTTGACGCCGGCTAGCACGATGATGAGTTTCTGGTCGTGCGCGACTTGGTACTTGCCtccttggaggaggaggggggactTGTCGGCCTTGTTCTGGCGGGGGATGGGCTCGATGTTGAAGCCTGGGGCGGCACAGGATAGGCGGAGGGTTTCGCGGGTGATGCCTTCAATGTAGTGAAGTTGGGAGAGGTGTTCGTCCTTCAGAGGGCCGGTACCGATGACGCGATCGAGTTCTTCGCGGGCTTTGGTGACGACTTCGGGGTTCTGCAGGAGGTAATAGATGGTGGCGGTCACGGCGCAGGGAGCGGTGGCGGAGCCGATGGGCATGGTGACAATTTCGTCAAGGATTTCGGACTCGGAGAGACCCTTGCCGGTTTCGGGGTCTTTTGCGTTCATAAAGGCCCAAAGCATGTCGTGCTTGTCTGTGGGGTTTTCTTGACGGTATTTGACGGTGTCGGCGGCCCAGGTGCGCAATGTCTTGGTGGCTTTCTTGAACTTGGAGGAGTAGAGGAGCCAGTTGACGAGTCCGGGGCGCGTGGGGCGCATGATGGCTTCGGAGACGGCATCTTCCATGGCCTGGATGACGGGGTGGCCACCGGCTTGGATGCAATTGAGCTTTTGGCTGAAGAGGGTGAGAGACGTGGCttcgaggttgaggaggttgaggtcgaCGAGAGGCTCGAGGACGTTGCTGTCACCGAGGGATGCCCATTTTTGAATGACCTCGGTCGCGCAGAGGTTGATGTCGTCGGTGTAGCCTGAGACGGCTTGAggggtgaggaggggagCGATGATTCGGTGATGAATTCCCCAGCTTTGTTCGTGGTGGAAGGCTGTAAAGAGGGAGTCGTGGACTGTGGCGCGGATCTCGACGATAGGACCGCCTACATATTTCTGGAAGCGTTGCTCGTCACAGATCTCTTCGGCGAGGGCGGCGCTGGCAACGAAGACGATGGTCTTGCCGAGGATCTTGACCTGGAAGATCTCGCCTGAATCATGTTAGCTGGTGTATCCATGGACGTCTTTGGCTGCGGGACTCACCATATTTCTCAGCCAGTGCCTTGAGGGACCACCATGTGTTGCTAGGTGTAATGTCGAAGACGTTTCCCAGCACTGGGATTCCCGGTGGTCGTGGAATGGGAGTCGACATTGTGGTGATTGTGCGACGCTACAGCAGCGCAAagttgaagagaagagaagagcaCTGGGAGAGAAGCTCAAGAGGTGCGGCCTGGGCCATTATACCTCTGCTCTTGCCGACCATCATTCCAATGACACAACATTTGCCAGCCTCTTGTCCCTCTTTTCGACCCCCCGCCATTCCACAAAGTCCGAGACATTGTATCCCCTGTGTTCCTCGAAATGATGACAACTCGGAGGGCTCGATGTCGTGTAGCGCGGTGATGCGTTGAGACATGCATCTCGTAGCTCGAGGCGATTACTGGTTGGAGTTAGAAAAACATTCAAAGGGACGACATGGTGACCAATGGAAAGCTTGTTGAAGTGCAATCTGGCGCAGAATGATTGGGGTGAGTCGACGGCGGTGCACCTGAAAAGGCAAAGCTGAAGAGAATCATGGAGCTTGGAGATGCAAAGTGGAAATGTTGACGGCGCGAACTCAAGGGCTGGTCCCGGTCCCCGGGTTTTAGCGGGGTGAATTCAAATCCTTCCCCGGGGCCCGTGCAGACTTTCAACCCACTTGTACTGCTGAGGTCGAACGGAAGCGCAGCCACCACCCAGTTCACCTCACCAGTAGTGTACGACTGAGGCCGTCAACACGATCGATGCCCGCGCATCACCAAATCTACGTTGTTGTCGCCATCATCTGTTTTACGtaaagctacctacctatgcagACGTCAGTTATCAATCCAATCAGTTCACATTTATTTAGGCATTGATCATATGTGTACCATAATTGCCAGTGGTACTAAGGTACTGTCCCCCATACTGGCCCTGTTGCTGCACCAGTTGCTCCCGGGCAGGGCGGGAGTAGAGTCCACTCcgctaaataaaaaaataaaaaaaaattgcgAAATGTTGAGAGCTGAAAAGTTGGTAGGTACCCTAACTTGGCTTGGTGGGTTTTTGCTGGCCTGGCTTCAGAGCTCAACTAGCTCCATGGCTACCTCTATGGAGGGACAACACTGTGGCACTGGTGATACCTCTATGCATAAGAGAGGACAGAGCAGATATCCTTGGGTGAGGGTTGAGATGCaatgaggttgaggttgtgtTGACGATGGGAGTTCGGTTGGTACCTGAGAAAATACAGCGGAGCAAACACCACGACAAGACAAGGGACGGCAGGCAACCTCAAGGTTCCAAAAGGCGGGGGTGGTCCAAGCTCCCTGCTTCGCACTACATAACTGCATAGGTCCGGTGAAAATGTGCGGTGACCTTGGAGCCGGCAATTTGCGAGATGCAGTGTTGCGGCTGTCAGTCAGCTTCATATTCAGTTTTTAGTTACTATCGATGTAACAGAAGCGAATCCCCGATCTCCACCGTTGACGAGGATGGTGAGCACTCTCGGCGCCCATGACTTCGACTGTTTAAGCCGAACGGAGGTGTTATGGAAGCGCACAGACCATTCTCGACCATCAAGGTACTCACTCAGGTCTGGACAATTGAAAGGGCAACCTAAGACAGAACGACACCGAATATTCGAATTGCTTCTGCTGACCATCTCCTGGCTCTTCAACGGCCGTGGATTCAAGTCCAGACCGGATCTTCGCTCTTCCCAGGAACGTCAATCCAGCCGGGTCGATCAGGAGAGCAGCCCAAATGCCAAGACATGGAGAAGACGGGGATAATGACGTACGTAATTCTTGGAGAAAGCATCGTCACCttaacaacaccaaccagcaTGACACTCGTCCATAACTTATCGAAACGAATCTATAGGATACTCAACGAGATctacttccacttgcttcTATCGACTGGTAGTTTTAAATTGATAGTGTCCACCTCGTAGTCGAGTGGTGTCAAATCACACCAGAAACCGACGGAGTGAGAGTACCTCTAGAACTTGGAGTAGTTGATTCTTTCCAATTTGGAGAGTTTCCAACCTCAACAGTCACTGTTCCTGGACAATGCTCCTTCCCACCAAAGCACTGGATGGGAGCGATACGAGACGGTAACCGTAAGAAATGCTCCGGGCCAATCAATGCAAACCACTTACATATCAATGACGACTGTAGCTCCGTCCCCCTCTGTTGTGAGTCGTGTACCGTCGAACTGAACAAAGTGAACTTAAGTGAACTTGGGCCAAAACTGCAAAAGGACTACAGCATGACAGCTCCATGATGCAGTTTTGGCCGTCCAGTGACTGTAATACGGCATTTGACGCTCGACTTACGAGAGACAGAATATAAACCACCCGTCATTTCAGACACAATTGCACAtcacaccaccagcaacactCTCAACAGCCACACCGCCATATAATAAATATGTATCGCTTGGCTACCCACACCGGCCTCAGGCAGGTCCCCAGAAGCATCGCCAACAGCATTTCCCGCCCCGCCCTCGCAACCCCGCGCTTTATCCAGCCCGTCGCCATCCGCACCATGATGGACTCCCCCTACAGCGCCGTCAAGGTCTCTGACCGCGTCAAGCACGATCATGCCGAGCTCGAGAAGCAGTACAGGAATATCCTCGCtgccgaggatgaagatACCAAAGTCCGATGGCAGAACCAGTTCATCTGGGAGCTTGCCCGCCACTCCATCGCCGAGGAGATTATCGTCTACCCGGCCTTCGAGAAGTTTGTTCCTAACGGCCTAGTGATGGCCGAAAAGGATCGTGCCGAGCATCAGAGGGTACGCTTCCATCCAACCTCAACATTCCATGTATCGCTTGTACACAACACAGCTAACCACAAACACAACAGGTCAAGAATCTCCTCTACGAGTTCGAGAAGATGACTCCCTCGTCCCCCGACTTCCTCCCCACCCTCGACAAGCTCTGGGACGCTCTCTCTGATCACATCACGGAGGAAGAACGCGATGACCTCCCTGCTCTCGAGGAGAATATCGACGTCGAATACTCGAGCAAGCTGGCCTCTAgcttcaacaccaccaagcaCTTTGTCCCCACTCACAGCCACCCCAGCGCTCCTGACAAGCCGCCCTACGAGACTGCGATTGGTCTGCTGACCACCCCAATGGACAAGCTGATCGATATGTTTAGGAAGTTTCCCAAGGAGGATAAAAAGGCGTAAGTACCTGACGAGGTGGAACAATGGGAGGATGATAAGCAGGATCTGTACGCTATACATGTATGaacaatgatgatgatgatgatgttatGAAACATATATACACAAGGACCCCGTCTCTGACTGCCATTAACAAAGATGGAACATGGAATAAAAAGCTCACTCACTAGGTATGTTCACCGTTCGCACCAAGATGAACATGGCGGCATTATTGTCACACCAAGAACCctaaacacacacacaaacctTCTAGAACGGATACGCCCGACACTCATCCTCTCTACTTAGATCCAGCCCCCGTTCCATCTGCTCTTGATGCTTCTTATCCAAGTATTCCAACAAAACCTCTCCATACCTCTCCTTACCCTTGTACCTGGCCACATCATCTCCCCAACTCCTCACTGCGCTCGCCAGTCTTCCAGGCACATAATCCTCCTGAGCAACCGCTGTGATGGGCTCAAAGTACGTCCGAATCGTAAAGCACACCGCCCCCGTCTTCGGCAGTCTCCTCAACGTCTGCCTCTCACTCCTGAAATAATGATGTTCGATAGCCCGATTCTTTTCCGCCGTCGACCAGCTCGTCTCcgtctcgtcgtcttccgaCCCGATACTCCACGACCAAGCCAACGAGTCGTCCACCTGGATAAAGTAATTGTTCCTCCCCACCATCTGCTCCGGCCGCAACCTCCGAAATAGGTTATACATGCCCTTGTGCAACTTTTGTTGATACTGCGGCACGTCCCCCGAAGTGTGCAATTCCGCCAGCGACATGCCGAATTTGTCGGTGAGCCGCCAGAACCCAGGCAACAGGACGGCGCCGGCGACGAGGTAGTACTGGTCATCTGGTCGCTCCATCATGAGGACTAGGTCGTCTTGGACTAGACGCGCGGCCATCTCCATTGCTTTGCGACCTCCTTCGGTGCCTGTGCCAGTCAATGAAGAAATGTCGAATGATTCTCCGGACCAGAGGTTCTCGATACCGACTGCTGTCCGGCGAAACAAACTCGGGTATCGAGCGGGTAGATAGTCCACCAATTCCTTCAGGAGTTCCACAGAAGCTTCAGCAGCCTCGGGCGCAACCATGATGCACTTCTCTCGCCGTTGTGCAATCCTTGCTGCCTTGTCCTCGTGGAACTTGGGGTACTGGTTATCCAGCTCTATCCAGTTTTCCGGTTTCACAGTACGCAGACCCATGGTGGTGTGGTAAACGGGGCCGTAGCGGAAGGGGCGGTAGGGGAGCGGCTTGGTCTTGTGTAGGTCCCAATCCGGGTAGGAAGGCGGGGTGGGGAAGATgtaagaggagggaggccaTTTGCCGGGTTCGCGATTTTCTTTGAGGAGTTGTTTTTCTGAGGTGGTGGGGTTCGAAGAAAGGGAACCGTGTATTTGCTTTTGCTTCTGTCTCTGTTTCTGTTGCTGGTAGCGGTTGTTAATGAGATAGAGtaagagggaggggaagaggaaggcaaTGAAGTAGAGGCTTTGTTGAGGGGTTGGACGGTAGGAGTGGAGGGTGTTGAGAAGTTGATTGAGCATATTGGATGTTTTGGCGGTCCCGGATCCTGAAGGAGCGACTGTTGTGTGGTTAATGGCTATTGAGTCCAtgtttgatgttgatgatgatgaatgatTCGTGGTGGCTTACACCAAGTGCTCACAACAGAAGTAGATGGGGGGCACAACGATGTCTTGTATCACAGCATTTACTTTATACAGATGCCATCATTTGTATCAGCCAACTTGTACGACCAATACGGAAACAGAGTTGCATCACTTGCATTTGAAGTCGAGTCCTTTTCTTGAAAGTCTACCTACTGGCTCGAGGGCTTATTATCTTATCGCGTTATCGTCGGgactttctttcctttttgggGAATGCCCATCATCTCCCCGCACTCTGCGCCGTCCTTATCGTCAACCATAATGAGAGAATCAAGTGGTAATGAGATTGTGTACTTTGCCGTGTTGCCACCAAAAGATAGGTAATGCAACTTAGGCTGCCCCGGTttccctttctcctcttccgcttTAGACAACTCTAGAACAAAGCCCTCTTCGTGGTCGCTTTTCTAGCCTCTAATATAAACCTTTTCTCGGTAGCCTCTAACATGAATCGGTGTGTTTTGTCTTCCCTGGCCGTGACGCCATTCAAGACATGATTTTCTGATGCAGATGTAATCAAAAACAAACACTCTTCGCACTCTCATGATGCCATTTTCTTTGCTGCTCCTGACATGCTCTTCCATTTCCTAGACCTATATTTTTATCCCACCATTGTTTTAGCTAATGAAATTGATTATGGAGGTTGTCCGGTTCagcctcatcttcctcccccgCCTCCATCCGCTCTTCCACAGGAGAACAAGTAACTGGATTACTGACGTGTGCTTCTACTCACAACTCAACACTTGACCTTGTTGGCTCTTCCGCAGTGGCAGTAGTATCGACGTTCTCCTCCGACGCCCCCGTGGCTGCCTGTGCTTCGGGCACACCTGGTTGCTGACCTTGGGCTCCCGCCACAAGGACATCCAAGGATGTTGGCTCGGCTGGCGCGAGTTCGGGCACGTCCGATTGTTGATCTCGAGTTTTCATCACAGGGGCGTCGGCGCCCGGTTGCTGAACCTGACTTGAGGTAGTATCCATCACAGGATCCAGATCATCCGCGTCcggctgctgatgctgagtAGTATCCAGCTCCCAGACCATCACAGGGGCATCCTCGCCCGGTTGCTGACCCTCAgcatccatcatcacatGCATGGCATCCGCCATAGTGTTACCCGAGAATAATGTTGGCTTGGGCAATTCCTCTTCAGCCTTTGTGGTAATCCACTTTCTGGCCCACTGCGCATCCTTCAGCCATTCTCTCCTCACCCACTCTCtccatacctctactggTCTGTCAACCCCCGTCTGGTCTTGGTCCTGATCCCCTTCCTGAACGTCCGGCGTTGTACTGCCGcacccgctcccgctcccgctcccagGGGTCATGTTCATAATTACCCCTGccaactcctccaactcGGCTGTTACCTCCTTAATGAGTGCCTCGGCCCAGCCCTTGGTGAACCAGCACTCACACTCCGTGCCCTTCAGGACGCAGCAATAATAGCCTAGTAAAGCTAACGCGAGCGGATTTCGTCCAcctggcggtggtgatgtgaAAGAGCCGGTGGCGGAAGTGGATGGCTGGGAGGGTTcgcgttgttgttgttgttgaggcaCCTTTGGTTTTTGCAACAAGCCCATAAAGTCACTAGACATTGTAATGGGCCAAACCGCAATGATTTCCTGCTCAGGTATTCCACCCTTGGTTAATGCAAATTTGATTGAATTTATCATGGCTGTGATCTCTCCCAGGATGATTTGATGTTCCTTTGGGATGTTGCTCATCGGAGGCCGGGCATCCTCAAGATTTGGAGGAGAAGCAAAAAAACCAGGACGCCTTGTTGTAATACTAGCAACACGCTGGTAAAATCCCTTGAGCTGGTGCACCAATCTGTCCATGCTAGGAT
Coding sequences:
- a CDS encoding cytochrome P450; the encoded protein is MSTPIPRPPGIPVLGNVFDITPSNTWWSLKALAEKYGEIFQVKILGKTIVFVASAALAEEICDEQRFQKYVGGPIVEIRATVHDSLFTAFHHEQSWGIHHRIIAPLLTPQAVSGYTDDINLCATEVIQKWASLGDSNVLEPLVDLNLLNLEATSLTLFSQKLNCIQAGGHPVIQAMEDAVSEAIMRPTRPGLVNWLLYSSKFKKATKTLRTWAADTVKYRQENPTDKHDMLWAFMNAKDPETGKGLSESEILDEIVTMPIGSATAPCAVTATIYYLLQNPEVVTKAREELDRVIGTGPLKDEHLSQLHYIEGITRETLRLSCAAPGFNIEPIPRQNKADKSPLLLQGGKYQVAHDQKLIIVLAGVNRDPAVFEDSLAFKPERMMGEEFDRLPKGVKKWYGNGKRECIGKEWANNFLKIVTARLIHEIDFEVADEGYEFRQDGWFQIRPVAFKVRVKPRVRA
- a CDS encoding HHE domain-containing protein, translated to MYRLATHTGLRQVPRSIANSISRPALATPRFIQPVAIRTMMDSPYSAVKVSDRVKHDHAELEKQYRNILAAEDEDTKVRWQNQFIWELARHSIAEEIIVYPAFEKFVPNGLVMAEKDRAEHQRVKNLLYEFEKMTPSSPDFLPTLDKLWDALSDHITEEERDDLPALEENIDVEYSSKLASSFNTTKHFVPTHSHPSAPDKPPYETAIGLLTTPMDKLIDMFRKFPKEDKKA